In Leptospira stimsonii, a single window of DNA contains:
- a CDS encoding LuxR C-terminal-related transcriptional regulator: MILSGQPGLEICGESGDAEKALDQIGKLGPDLVITDISMPGLSGIDLVKNLRKHYPNIRTIILSRHDNKEYVQKLLELGINGYVLKDDAGNDLLRAIEAVHKGETYLSPGITSHFLSGFVGSGKPGEDNQDAKKAFSVLSDREREILKLVAEGNSNESIGKILRISPATVKVHRANIMKKLDLHKVADLVMYAIRAGLIES; the protein is encoded by the coding sequence ATGATTCTTTCCGGACAACCCGGTTTGGAAATATGCGGAGAATCCGGAGACGCAGAAAAGGCGCTGGATCAAATCGGAAAGCTGGGTCCCGATCTTGTCATCACGGACATTTCAATGCCGGGCTTAAGCGGAATCGATTTGGTGAAAAATCTGAGAAAACATTATCCGAACATTCGAACCATCATTCTCTCTCGTCATGATAACAAGGAATACGTTCAAAAATTACTCGAACTCGGAATCAACGGGTACGTTCTCAAAGACGACGCAGGCAACGATCTTTTGAGAGCGATCGAAGCCGTTCACAAAGGAGAAACGTATTTAAGTCCGGGTATTACCTCTCATTTTCTTTCCGGCTTCGTAGGCTCGGGAAAACCGGGAGAAGACAACCAAGACGCGAAGAAGGCTTTTTCGGTTCTTTCGGATCGGGAAAGAGAAATTCTGAAATTGGTCGCGGAAGGCAACTCCAACGAATCGATCGGGAAAATTTTGAGAATTTCTCCCGCAACCGTAAAGGTCCACCGCGCGAACATCATGAAAAAATTAGATCTTCATAAAGTTGCAGATTTAGTAATGTATGCGATCCGCGCAGGTTTGATCGAATCCTAG
- a CDS encoding sensor histidine kinase: MTDLKMKKRKFPSSVPLESGLSPKFFLNLLREIAPIVAVDDKRTILFANESFRKEFVGSSRSVIGKNLFRVFGLSPVDQEEMDSNIHLSKRGKVQNQEFRKQKTYYGYSVFRFGESIGIILKNITENKRLEKKIANLHTKLLQSQEEERIRLSRELHDGVGQTILAAKLNFQAFNRNPKIYEAQFDTGLLLIDKASQELRDIYTNLHPSTLREIGLEAAIRALSSDLFPPMDVESELELNLKQELQPTVANQVFRIVQEIFQNVIKHSQAKKVYLKIQIKGRQLYLDAKDNGIGFQERKVRARSSGFGLENIRRRVEDLNGKFKIDSSAGKGTKFIIRIPLEKSKNTTTKKI, translated from the coding sequence ATGACCGATCTGAAAATGAAGAAGCGAAAATTTCCCTCTTCCGTTCCTTTGGAATCGGGTTTATCTCCTAAATTCTTTTTAAATCTCTTAAGAGAAATCGCCCCGATCGTAGCGGTCGACGACAAACGTACCATTCTGTTTGCAAACGAATCTTTTCGCAAAGAATTCGTGGGAAGTTCGAGAAGTGTGATCGGTAAGAATTTATTTCGTGTTTTCGGACTGAGCCCCGTGGATCAGGAAGAAATGGATTCCAACATTCATCTTTCCAAAAGAGGAAAGGTGCAGAACCAAGAGTTTCGAAAACAAAAAACGTATTACGGTTATTCGGTGTTTCGTTTCGGGGAAAGCATCGGTATCATTCTTAAAAACATCACCGAAAACAAACGTCTCGAAAAAAAGATCGCGAACCTTCACACAAAACTTCTTCAATCCCAAGAAGAGGAAAGAATTCGTCTTTCCCGTGAATTGCACGACGGAGTCGGTCAGACGATTCTCGCGGCCAAACTCAACTTCCAGGCCTTCAATCGAAACCCGAAAATCTACGAAGCCCAATTCGATACGGGGCTTCTTTTGATCGATAAAGCGAGCCAGGAACTCAGAGACATTTATACGAATTTACATCCGTCTACTCTTCGTGAGATCGGTTTGGAAGCCGCGATCCGCGCCTTGAGTTCGGATTTATTTCCGCCCATGGACGTGGAATCGGAATTGGAACTCAATCTAAAACAAGAACTCCAACCCACGGTCGCCAATCAGGTTTTTAGAATCGTTCAGGAAATTTTTCAGAACGTGATCAAACATTCTCAGGCAAAGAAAGTTTATCTCAAAATCCAAATCAAAGGAAGACAATTGTATCTGGACGCAAAGGACAACGGAATCGGATTTCAAGAAAGAAAAGTAAGAGCTCGCTCCTCCGGTTTTGGACTTGAAAATATTAGAAGAAGAGTGGAAGATTTAAATGGTAAATTTAAGATTGATTCTTCCGCGGGAAAAGGAACTAAGTTTATCATTCGTATTCCTTTGGAAAAAAGCAAAAATACAACGACCAAAAAAATATGA